In the genome of Neodiprion pinetum isolate iyNeoPine1 chromosome 2, iyNeoPine1.2, whole genome shotgun sequence, one region contains:
- the LOC124213080 gene encoding uncharacterized protein, producing MIKAVLVLVVALVAVASAFPHGGGFNQGGYNQGGFGGFGGNGGYSYNQGQGYEGYNRGLYPGFGGYNQGFGGYGGYNQGIGGYGGYNQGLGGFQQGYSQRGYYY from the exons ATGATCAAGGCAGTGCTTGTCCTCGTCGTTGCTCTCGTGGCCGTCGCCTCAGCCTTCC CTCACGGAGGTGGATTTAACCAGGGTGGATACAACCAGGGTGGCTTTGGAGGATTCGGTGGAAACGGAGGATACTCGTACAACCAGGGCCAGGGATACGAAGGATACAACAGAGGATTGTACCCAGGATTCGGAGGATACAACCAAGGATTCGGAGGATACGGAGGATACAACCAAGGAATCGGAGGATACGGAGGATACAACCAAGGACTCGGAGGATTCCAGCAAGGATACAGCCAGAGAGGATACTACTATTAA